DNA from Acidobacteriota bacterium:
TTTTTGCTACCGCCTCGGTCGAGATGTGGCTCCGCGCAGTTCATAGTTTTTTAATATCTGCTTCCCTAACTGACGCAAGTCCTATTTGGGCGTCCGTGGCTGGATACTATTCCAGTCACTATTCCGTCCGGGCTTTTGCACATCTGCTCGGCTACTTCTTGTTGGCTAAGACAAGAAAGATGGCTCTTCGCGTTGAAGTGGACGGGAGGCAATTCCTCTGCCATATGCGGCCAAAGAAGTCGGGAGATGCCGAACATAAGTTCTATTGGAGATCTGTAAAGGAACACAGTCCGTTCGATAGCGATCCGCTCTATAACAGAAATGACGAGGATCAGGGAAACGGATCGGATTCGGGACACAGATGTAGGGCTAATTATCTGGATCATATCGACAAGTTTCCGGTCTTTGCCGTTCTTGACGAGGCAGCTCTAATTCAAAGGGTCCAGAGGATCGCGAATATGCACTATTCAGATCCTCCCATTCCCAGAGTAGACTCATACCCCGATATCGCAAATGTTCAGCTCATTGCCTATCATAGAATGGTCGGTTTTAGGAGCTACTTAGATAATCGGGTAGCTGGGAATCGGTTTTGGGAAATATATAGAAATCCGAGTTGGAGCCATAAATATCTTGATTTCCAGGTAGTAGAGCCCAGTTTCGTATCCTCATATAGAGAACATCTCCCATGAAATATATGGGGTCCAAGCGCTGGATGCTGAAGAATGGACTTGGTGATCTTATTTGCGCACAAGCGAAGAGTGCAACGCGTTTCATCGATCTTTTTACCGGATCGGGAGCTGTAGCCTGTTTTGCAGCTCAGCGGACTTCTTTGCCGGTGAAAGCCTATGACCTACAGGGATTTGCGGTTGTCCTAGCTGAGGCTGTGATCGGCCGCGACAAGGCGTGCGACGCGAATCAAATATGGGCGGACTGGTTCGATTCGGCCCAAAGGTTTCGAAAAGAGCATAGAATCCCCAGAGCAGAAAAACTGACCCGCTCGGAAGTAGCAAAGTGTCGGGCTTGGAGTGCAGCCCGACAGGGTCAACCGATAACCAAGGCATACGGGGGGTATTATTATAGCCCCTTGCAGGCTATCTGGATTGATTCCTTTCGAAAGGCCCTCCCCAAGACTGACCCCGAGAGTAGCGTAGCTCTTGCCGCCCTAATCGATGCTGCGAGCCGGTGCGCTGCTGCGCCGGGGCATACAGCTCAGCCATTCCAGCCGACTCAGACGGCAAAACGCTTTCTTCAGGAAGCATGGGAAAAGGATATTACGAACTACCTAAAACGAGCCCTGATTAGCATTGCCTCCCAGCATGCCAACGCAAAGGGATCGGCGCAAATTGCGAACGCGAACGACGCCGCACAGTCAATAGAGAAAGGCGATCTTGTTTTTGTCGATCCGCCCTATTCTGGCGTCCAATATAGCCGCTTTTACCATGTCCTTGAGACTATCGCGAGAGGAACTTCGAGCGACGTCTTCGGGACAGGCAGGTACCCAGCTCGAGATGAACGTCCCCAATCGAAATATAGTAATAAAACGCAATCACGCGGCGCAATAAAGGAGCTGCTCAAGATATTGGCAAATCACGAAGCAACTGTAATACTGACCTTTCCCGATCATGTCTGTTCAAATGGCCTATCCGGGGGAATTATCAGGAGGGCCGCGGCGCCATTCTTCGAGGTTCATCGAAAATCAGTGAAAACCAGAT
Protein-coding regions in this window:
- a CDS encoding DNA adenine methylase, whose product is MKYMGSKRWMLKNGLGDLICAQAKSATRFIDLFTGSGAVACFAAQRTSLPVKAYDLQGFAVVLAEAVIGRDKACDANQIWADWFDSAQRFRKEHRIPRAEKLTRSEVAKCRAWSAARQGQPITKAYGGYYYSPLQAIWIDSFRKALPKTDPESSVALAALIDAASRCAAAPGHTAQPFQPTQTAKRFLQEAWEKDITNYLKRALISIASQHANAKGSAQIANANDAAQSIEKGDLVFVDPPYSGVQYSRFYHVLETIARGTSSDVFGTGRYPARDERPQSKYSNKTQSRGAIKELLKILANHEATVILTFPDHVCSNGLSGGIIRRAAAPFFEVHRKSVKTRFSTLGGNSAEPDKNGGRQSRQTAKELILVLAPTKKADSGLGMKDTKEQSDVEPDARHGRRLRVLT